The Betta splendens chromosome 24, fBetSpl5.4, whole genome shotgun sequence DNA window GGGATTCTTGATGCCTTCAGGCGCTCAAGGAAACGTAGGAATTTTAAGCAGCCTGGCTATGCCTCATTACCAAAGCAGAGGTATTGCATCTAAtcttaacacatactgtatgaacctGATGGCATGATGCTATGTGATACACACCTTACACTGGAAGAATGTTCTGAATCTGTTCTGATGAACTGCTTAGAAACACCAGCCTTTGCTCTGCttaccacacaaacaaacgcttCATTTATGCTCAGGTCTAATTGTTGAGCCAagctaaacaaacacagctgactcactGTTCACCCACAGTAACACCACTGAATGTACTTACTTCACAGCCATGAAGCTCTCTAACAGCaaatactaaaataataaagtcaGACTGCAATAAAATGTAAGTGTCAAATACTTCAAATGGTGAATGGAGTCCAatctaatttcatttatttctacaGCTCCATATCACAACACACTCAGCTCAAGGAACAGTACTTCACACTTTAGGTCAAGGTATTGGTGAGAAATAAAGACCTTGAGAACGCACTTGTgtacacaaaacaaagcttCTACCAGAGAAACctacagcagaaccaggctgacgGTGGGAGGTCATCGGCCTTAACGGGCGCCGCGTGTTCCTTTAACGTGTGTTTCATAAAAACGTGCAACAAATGTCAGAACTCAAGAGAAAACAAGGTCCCACTCATCGCAAGTTTAAATGTAGACAGAGCAGAACGAGTCAAAGCTAAAGGACTTTTATAAAGAAAACATCTAGTTTTCTTTTAATGCGACCAGCAGCAAACTGCTGAACCGTATTGATACTGGTGTTCAAAACTATTCAAAACGTTCAGATCTAGTTCTGAAGCAGGAAATAATTACATCCAACGCACTTCTGGGGAACTAAAAGTGAATATGAATCAAGCAAACAAAACGAAAGCACTTGTTGACTAACCGGTTTCCTGCGCGACACGCGCGTCCCGGGTTTCCGAGGAGTCCGTGAAGGCATCGTTCTACCGCCGGGCTGCGTGCGCTGAGCTGGAGGGGCAGAACCTCGGCGGGCACGCATATATGCGATGCCACCGCCTGCTGCTTGCGTGCAGTTGTGGATGCTTGACTGGATGCGAGCGGGACTGGGAGGCACGCGTCCACTAGTTAGACATGTGACTGAGCGCAGGGCTCCTGCTCAATAAACTCACTGCGGCTTATATGTTGGAGTGTGACCAAAACTTTTCGTCTATGTCTAATTAAGGGTGAGTTTatgctgttttttaattaaaaccaaaCAGTGGTGCTGTTTTGGACGGATTCATCACTTTGCTGAGGCAGaatatctttttttttggttattTCTGCTCTTTCACTTCTGCAGTTTTTATGTCCTGGTGGactgattttgtttgtgtttatgctcTGTAGGAGTTTTTGTTCTAAACCAAAATCATGTTCACCACCTACATAAAGAATCTGAATGATATGGTATTTTCTACGGTAAGCGCACGGGTTCTAAACATTACTCCTGCATGTCTTTGCAATGCTGAGAGATGCATGGCCGTACGACAAGTGTCTATGAACCTTATTTACTTTAGACGCACACGCCTGCACTTCCTCCCTTTGTTCATAGacaattttttttacatttcgaCTACTACGTGTAATTAATATTCATGTAGTTTGTGCATATTTTacttgaaatgtaaatgtttcacctgctgctgcacatctaAGCAAACGTTTGTGATTTCTTTGCTTGACTTTAGTCTGACAGCCCAGAGCAGCAGCCCAGCACCGGAGTCTTGGGCCGTATTGGGAGCTGGTTCTCTCCATGGAAGGGAAACGCTCCGAAGAGTCCGACTGACAATGCCTCCGCGACTAGTGAGCGGCCTCTAAATTCAGATGGGGGAGACGAGAGTGAGGAGTCTGTAAAAGTCCGGGCTGGGGACCCGCACCGCGGGGAGGCGAAGGAACAGAGCTCTAGCCCGAGTCCGCTGGCTTTTGCCAGAGACATTTTCCCCTGTGAAGAGCAGGACGCCACGCAGTCTAGCCACAAGCGCAGCTCTGTtgtgagcagcacagaggcagagccAGGAGGTCCAAAAGAGGAGGAGTCGGTGGCCTGCGCGAGGAGGAGAATAGGGCAAAACCAGGAGTGGGAGGAGAGCAGCAACGGTCCTTCAGCGAGCGGGAATCCTGAGAAGAATGCCAGTCATCTGACACATCTGCCTTCCTTGTCTAAACAGGGAGTGGCACAGGACTCTGACCAAGCACACGcccaggctcaggctcagacaGGCAGGAGGCTCCATGTGTACCTTGAGGAGACCTGCGTGACTCACGGCGGTCCAGACACCTGTGCCGGGCAGGAAGTCGTCCGAACCGAAGTCACAAAGAACTTAAAAGCACTCACCAAAGCCAACTTGTCTCCGGGTTTTGATTTGCAAACGAGTTCCGGCTCAACATGTGCCGAGAACAAAAGGGCCGATGTTAGCCACGCTGGCGGGGCACAGAGCTATTACAGTGCGCTAACAGGAGTGTCGCTGAAATCACAAAGAGACTCACAGTTAGACCCTGACGCTGATACAGAggaaggaacaggaggagacagcaTGGGGCGCAGGAACTCATCcaggaggagacacagaaaGGGCTCCCAAGGAGATGGAGGGAACAGTCCTCGTGAGAAAACGCCTCCCAATGCTCAACCTGGCGCAGAGGGATTCCCCCCGGTGGCCAGCCCTCAGAGCAAGAGTCCAGAGGCTCACATGGGGAAATCACCCTTAAGCCCCGCCTCCCAGCAAGAGCCCGCCTCTCCGGCCTCACCTGAAGGAGTGGAAAGTGAGACTTCCTGTCCCGATGCGTTCGAGCAGTTGGACAAGTTCCAGGCTGAAGTGGCTGCAGAGACTCAGGCGCGCGTGGTTCATGGGGGCGCAGACATGGAGGACAACGACAGGTTTTACAAGGTGGAAAGGAAGACGGAGACGCCAGAGTCCAAGCGCAGGAGTATTAAGGTTTCCCGAAGCGAGGTGAAGCTTTTTACCAAAAATGTGCCTTTGAATTCTAAAAAAAGTCCGGTGGACAGGACACAGAATTCGACGGCAGGAGGGAATACCAGCAATAAAGGAAAAGATAGTGGGGAAACAGATGCAAGGTGAGTGACCAGAACATCCCACCTAAAGACCTTACTGGTCCCACAGTGCTGTAAAATCAGAAATGTGACTGCTGTAGGTGGAACAGGTTAGTGAAGCAGTGCTGTGAGTCACAACACAAAGTCCAACAGCATGATTCACAGGTTAGAACTGCAGGTCAGATTAAAATGTGGGTCAGATACTGTAAAGACAACCCAGAGGCTTAATTAACAGTCTGCTATACTATACAGTATAGGTTGTCATTTAGAGCatcttttaaatgaaataatacttTAATCTCTTGTTGTACTCAGACTTCCTGCCCTGAAGAAGGTCGACGAGGAGCTTAAACCTAAACCGGCTGCTGGACGGATCGCAGATAAAATCAGCCTCTTCGAGAAAAAGCAGGCAGCGGGAGGCCACAAGCCCATCGTCCAGAGCCCCACAGTCACAGAGACCACGAATGTGGGTTCAGACCAGGGGTCGAGATCGGCAGAAGGTCACAGCACAGTCGGGCCCAGTTCTGCATCGCCGGTGAGGGAGAAACTGGTGTCAGTCAAGGAGAACTTTACAGAATCTCCCTCAGATCAGCCTCAAAAAACAGCTATGACAGGAATGTCTGAAGAACGGTCGCCTCCACCCGTGACAGTTTCTGTGCCAGAGTCAATGAAGCTGGACCGTCAGGGTGAACTGGATACTACCAAGCTGAAGGCGGCCGTGTCGGAGTTCACAGTGAAACCTGACGGACAGGATACCACGGCAGCAACGACTCCCGTCCCCAAGGAACCACCACCAGGCTCTGCAATACCTGACGCAGGGGCCTCCAAAGCAGAGACAGGGGTGGAATGTAAGAGCGCTGAGTCAGAGGTGTCACATAAAGGAACGAGTGATTCATCAGAAATGACCAATAACATCTGCCCGGAGTCAAAAGGCCCCAGCAAAACAAGCTCCCGCCCTAAACGGAGGAAAAGTAAAGACCCAGTGAGTCCAGTCAGCCCAAACACCGAAGCCAAACCAACCAGTAAACTGGAAATAACTGcttccaaacaaacacaggcggCTGATACAGACAAGGATGTCTCTGCCTCTAAACCACTCACAGCGAAGGCTTCATCAGATAAGGCCCAAGGAAATGCATCAGATAAGCAGCAACTGTCTGACTCCAAAGGAAAAGCCTCGGAGCAGCCAGAAGTGGCGGGCGAAGCGGGGGAACGGACCGAGTCCTCGCTTCAAATGGAGAGTACTGACAACGCCGTCAAGAGGCGGGAGGATGAACCCGATACTGCAGCGGGCGGCTGCGGAGCAAAGTCTGACGACAAGGACCCTGTTGTTTTAGCTCAAAGGGAGGAAAAGGCAGGAGGGCAGAGCCTCGTACTCACACAGCAGACCAAAGTGGCCTCCGACGACAGCGGCGAAACTCCAGCCTCCTCCGCTGCACCTGCGGCTGAAGGGCCCATTGAGAGGACTCGGCAGCAGGAGCCGTCTGTTGAACAGCCCAAATTAGACCAGGAAGAGCCACCGCAGCCTGAATTAAGGAGCAGGGGGAAACTAATGCAGCCCGGTGAAAAGGAACCTGAGCAAACACCGCCTCAAAACAAGGGCACAGACATAATAAATCGCGCCGAGAGCAGAGATGTGGAGAAACTGAAGGCGCCAGAGAATGAAAGCACTAATCGCACTGAGACAAAAGACAGAGATCAGCCTCCGCGCTCGGCGGCGACAAATATCACAAAGGATTCAGACAGTGGACCAAACATCCCAGGGACAGAGGGAAGTGTTGATAAAAATGATGAAAGGACTGAGAGTGAAACCAAAGACGAGACTCGGGTCATTAGAGACGGATCCAGGCAGCCCGACGCAGCCTCTCCGTCACCAGAAACGACCAGCGGATCATCAGACCTCTGCACCCAAACGCACGGCGGATGGACAGAAAGCAGCAACGCAGGAAGAGCCTCTGGATGCGCTGTTACCTCTGCTAATGAGGCTGTGAGTGGGAAGGAGTGCGATAAAGGGCCTTTGAAGGGGGGAACTCAAAGAAATGTGCCTCCCGGGTTACAAACAACACCAACACGAGGTCCTGGAAGCGAGAAGAAGCCTGTGGCGAGCGCCACGGAGCCACAGCCTAATTCTGTATCACTGGAAAAAATGGAGAATTCACCCgatgactcacacacacgggGAGCGCGTGATGAATTCTCCAGCTCAAAGCTTATTACCAAAGCAGCCACGGCGCATGAGGAAGCGACTGTAAAAGCCACTAATGGCACTCCAGCGCTGATAACTGCACAGGCCGGCAAGACGGCAGCCAACGAATTGTCTTTTAAAGAGCCTAATCCTGTTTCTGCCTGTGAATCCGCGGGCGGCGAGGGAACGCAGGGCGACGATGGGGGGAAACGTCGGCCCATCAAACCAGCGCCCTCCGGAGTCCAAATCCCAAGGGATATGAATGAAAGAGCTGCGAGTGACCCACAGGCTGAGCTTTTAATAAATGCTGGGAGCAAGCGTGACACCACTTCACTTGTAGGAAACGTAGCACAGAGCCCTTGTGAAGGCCGCGCCGCAGAGAAAACACTAGCGAGTGAGCGTGTAGCGGTTGCTAACGGAGACGATTGGCTCCGGCCCCTCGCCGTGAAACAGGAGCCGGTCGCTAACGAACCACGTCACGCTCCCAAAGCGCCCCCGTCCCCCGAGGCCAAGACGCcgacccccgcccccccccagCAGCCGCCCGCCAAGAAGCTCCAATCGCCACGCGGGCAGAGCCGAGACGACGCCCCGAAATGGCGGGACACGCCCTCCAGCTGGCTGGACGTGGACCTGCCCAAGCGCAGGCAGAGAGCGGCCGAGCCCAAGCTCAGCTCCTCCGGCAGCGAGGGCAACATCCTGGACACGTCCGGGGACCTGGACGGCGACGACTTTGTGGAGCGAATCAAGAAGCTGTGCTCGCCGTTCTCCCTCCCGCCGCGCAAGCACAACCACCTGCGGCCGCCGCAGCCCCCCTTCGCCATGCCGGCCATCAAGGAGGACCGCTTCGAGAAGACGTTCGACCCGGAGGAGTTCACCTTCGgtttgaggaggaagagggactTCACGCTGGAGTCGGGGCCCAGCCTCCTGGCCCAGCTCAGCACAGAGGCTAAGTCCAGTGTGAAGCCAGCCAGGGCGAGTCTGGTGGACAGGAGCATGCTGCTCAGCGGTCTGGACAGTCACTCCCGGCTCAGGGAAAAGAAACCCGTCAAGTCTGATGAGGGGGTCAAGGAAGAGAAGGACGATCCGAAGAAGGTGAAGTCTCGCCTGGAGGGGAGCTGCATCCTCAACAGCCTGACCTCCTCCAGAGGGAAGCGGAACGGGCTCCAGACCCAGGTAGACGGCTCCATCTCCGGAGGGGCTGATGGAAAAATGGCGACGCCCGTgtctggagctgaaggagaccCGAATGCCAAACCAGCGCTTCCTGGTTGTGCTCCAGCCCACATTCCAGCTCCGGAGCCCAAgcagcctgcagctccaccacaggGCCTGACGTCCTCCAGCATTGGAGGGCCTCAGACACAGGTAGACACAGGCGGGGGGGCGTCAACTAGAGAAGGCCGCTTGCTCAGCCCTCCACCTTTGTCCCAGTCAACCTTTCCAGGCCCAACCCCTACAGCTCCAATCACAGATGAACTGACTAAACAGAGCCCTGCCCCGAGCCCCAAAGAGGAAGCccaggctgcagaggctgcggTCTGTGACTCAGCTCCTCCGCTTCCTCGCTTTAACGACATCAAGCTGCCAGATTATTTAGAGAAGTATCTACAGCGAGAACAAGTAAAACCTGTGCAGAGCTTACAAGGACAGGAGCAAGTCAAACAAGAGGTCAGTGCTTCAGCGTGTTACAGTATTTTCATCCACAATAAAAACTATTTAACTCCAGAGAAGCATTCTGTAGCTGAAGTTAAGCTGCTCAGTGCCGCTGAAATCACTCCCTAATGAAGAATTAACAGTGCTCTAGCGCTTCTATGTTGACGCAGAAGTCTCTCCCATTTACTTTAATGTTTCATGATTATGCACCAGGTTGATGGGAAAATGTCAACTCCAGTCCCTGAGATGGAGGCAGCCCCAAATGCCAAACCCACGCTTTCTATTGGTGCTCCAGCTTCAAAGCTTCCAGGCCCTGAGCTCAAGCCACCTGCAGCTCGACCACAGGAGCTCCGCAGCCAAAGTGTAAGTGTGATGAGGGGTCTTACTGGACAAAAGCTACACAGCTGTAGACTTATTAATGGTTCCCTGCCATTTAATGTGTGAACGTCCTGCTACGATGGATCTCCAGCGCAGTTACCAGGAAATCTGTGTTGCCTCTGAATTTCAGTGGAAAGCCTTAGGCCCTAAACAACTGTACCAATGAGGAGTTCAGCATCTCTAGGATTATGTGATGCTCATACTCTCTATTTTCACAATAATGATTCTGTGCGTTTCCGTTTCAGATAAGACCAGTCAGGAGTGTTCACAAGCGCCCTGGAAAGGTAAACCTGGCAGTTCTGCCCACGTAGAACAGAAACAAACTGGGGAGAGGAATCCAGACAGACAGGTCTTTGTTCTGTGGAAACATCTGCTTTCCATATAATGTTCTTGGGGGTAAACAGTGTATTATAAAATAGTTTAGCACAAATGCTCAGCTGGTTGTGATTATACTGGAGGAATTCTCCGCTGCCAACACGCTGCATACTGTAGCTTGCTTGTCTTAATCCGGGGTACCTCCAGCATGAATCGAGTTGTCACTATGCTGGTTGTCTGACGCCGTCCTCCCCGTCTCGCACACAGATAGTGCTGTTCGAGGAAGCCCAATTCGGCGGCCGCGCACACGAGATCCACGGCGACGCAGCAGACGCGACGTCTCTGCAGCTCTCGCCTCTCATATCTGTGAAGGTTGTTCGAGGATGGTGAGTCGTGTCAGTATCGGCAGAAACGTGGTCCAGCTGTAATTAGGCTCCTGGCTCCTCACAGACTCCGCAGTCAGAGTTGGAATCCCAGCTCTGCTCGCAGACATTTGCATTGGCTGCCTGTGGCCTGTTGGACCGCTAGCTCGTTCGCCCTCTTGCTAATAGACGTGTTGAGGCCGCTCTGCTCTTTCCCCCCTGCAGCTGGATTCTCTACGAGAAGCCTGACTTTCAGGGCCGCTCCATCGCCCTGGAGGAGGGAGTCACCGAGCTGACAAACGAGTGGGCCGAGCCAGAGGCGGAGACCGACGCGCACGACCTCCCGCCGGTGGTGATCGGGTCCATCCGACTCGCTGTCCGGGTGAGTCCCCCGCTGAAACGCGTCCACCTCCGCTGGCCTGTAATATCCACATCACCGCATTTGCTCAGCCTTCTGGAATGTAGCTAATGGGTGATATTGCTCGATTGATATTCAGCCCAGACTCCTCCAGAAATTGAGAATATGAGTCAGGCACTTGGTTTTACTGCAAGCATTGATCTAAGCATGTGCAGATAATTGCCGTGTTCTCCTCCGCCTATAGGATTACAGCGTTCCTCGTATTGATCTGTTTACGGAGCCGAAGGGCCACGGCAGAGTCACGCCGTACCACGACGACACCATTGAGACAGACTCATTCGGCGTCCCGCTGAGCACTGCTTCCATCCAGGTCCACTCCGGGGTGTAAGTAACAAACCTCGTGCTATGAAccagaaggcttggaaggtacTAGCATATCATTTAGCTATTAATGTACAGAGATGTCGCCTTTACATTGGGGCTTAGTTAATGAGATGTCCCTGCAATGGCTTTTGTTCTGCCGACGTTTGTGAGAATGAGGAAGTGTCGCCTGCTGTGCTCAGCGTAGATGTGTCCTTTTAATTGGCTGGTTCGCGCCGTTTGCTTCTGACAAATAGCTGAGAGATAATAATCGTTATTACCCTCCTCTGTGTTTATCTCTGCCTTCGGTGCGACTCTCAATCGTTCGCCTGCTCAGGAATGCCCGTCCTGCTGATGCATGTCGAGAGACGGAGCATGAGAGAGCAGGAGCATGTGTGCACTTGGAAAACGTGGAGGGGTGGAGACTCCGGAGCGAGACACAGACTAAGGTGCAGGGGAGAAtttggcaggaggaggaaaatgtttttccacGTTAGAGCCGCAGGCTTTTAGGACATTTCATGCCCTGCTCCCAGGCGGCTAATGACGCTCCGCTGTCTCTTTGAACCACAGCTATTCTTGCAGTTTCACCTTGGCATCTGTGCTAGAATGACAGCGTTTTGGAGAAACCCTGTCTTAACGTTTGCCTCTGCAGCTCAAAACTGCAGTGTTTGCTCTGtgacagctgtgcagcagatgtGGAGCGACATTTAAGGGCTTTTGTGTGACACTCAGctctgcagatttcactgagcAAACTGACTGCGTGGCTTCTAATACTATACAGTACTCTATAGTATTTATAGGAGTGCAGTCAAACCCCTCCACGTTTTGCACAGCCTTTGTGTAGGCGTCAACTGAGCAACTCGTAAAAGTGAGGTTTACAGCAGGTCAAAGGTTGAACCAGATGTTGAGTGGGTGCAGGTGTGAAGCCTGCAGAGACTTGCAGAGGGGCTTCAGCACATAAATAGTCTGAATACGTTTGTACAGTGCTAACAGTTTAACTTTTCTCATTATGGGTTATAtttaattttcagttttaatCTAAATCTTGAATGAGTCAGGGATTCAACACTGACtctttcagcagcagagcgTTGGCATCACTGTTTACTACGACTGCTGCTGGCTTCGTGTTTTTGGCACTGCCTCAGACATGATGGTATGTAGCATTGTCCTGAAGTggcagaggtggtggtggtggggggggggggggggggatgcacAGCTCCACCACACAGCAAAAAGAATGTCAAGCAGAATGCTTTGAAGCGTTTGTGTTGTGAGCGTGCCTTTCCCAAGATGTTTTATTATGAAACAAATAGCTTTTGTTCTGGGCTATTGTTGCGCGACTCATTTCCTGGCTGGATAGAAAATACCTGCTGAAAGCTTTCGCCAAATAATACTTAGTCGTCAATAACCTGTCTGTGTTGTGCAGGAACCGACTCTTCAGCATCAATGAATGTGTTCGTTTTCGCAGCGACCTCTTTTTGGGTTCAGAAATAAACGTGGCAGTGATTTGACATTGTCAGACGACTCGGTGGGTAAAATGCAGCGCACCTGATGGGTAACAGCTGTTTCTGCGCTCCTCAGGTGGCTGGTGTTCAGTGACCCGGACTTCCAGGGGATGGTAGCCATCCTGGAGCCTGGAGAGTACCCCTTCCCCGAGTCCTGGGGGTTCCCATCGCCCTTCGTGGGCTCTTTGAGGCCGCTCAGAATGGTGCGTGTTCCTGTAAAGAAGCAGCATGCTGCCAGAGCCCGGATTACGAGCAGTAATTCTGGGCTCTTCTGGGTTTGTCagctccaaacaaacacacaaaccttgcTTCCACAGTGCTTCACTAATTAGATGCATTCTCAGTGAAAGTTCGTTAATAGGCTGCATACCCCAGCAGAATTCAGGAATTCAGAACACAGAATGAATTagttcagcttttattttgctaGGTTACATATAATAAGAGAAAAAGGTCAATGGTGTAAAGCTGTTGGTGGTGTGTCTGTTGCAGGGCTGCTTTAAAGTGGAGCATCCCAATGAAATCAAGGTATGTGTTTCACCTCACGTATGTTAAAACGAGAGCTGCCCTGCGATAATGGGACCGGGAGGAATGTGCTTAATAAAAGGCCCGCTGGCTTCACGCTTCGCAGACTCTAGTCTATTtttctgtttggtttgtttactcAAAAGCCAAAAATAGAGCAATGTCAAGGAATTTTGGCCACTGGCGTTTGGCAGCCGGCGTTTTCAGGCCACAGAATGACAGATAAAGAGGGTTTTCTTCGACTTCAGGCATCATTCTGTCGTTTAACAACACTCCCAGAAAAAAAGCTCTGAAGTGAACAAATTGACGCGTTAAACAAGGAGAATCCAAGGAcattttgttaatttgtttttgcttttgctgaAACAGGATTGCTCCATATTCAAAGACACTTTACTTTAAATTACAAAAATGTCTGGCTATTTGGGGAGAATTGTTGTATTTTAGTGCAAACAAATTGCCTTGTTTACTATTTATGCAATTAAAAATCTGTCTCGTTAAATGTCGAACACCAGCGGTGGCAGCAGTTGGTGTAGACAAACACTGTAGATTCCGCTGTGAGTCAACGTTTTCCAAGCCCCGCTCTCTCTCGCACAGGCTGTGGTTTATGAGAAAGCTCACTTTGAAGGCTCGTGTCTGGAAACCGACAGCGACGTTTTCAGCCTGTGTGAGGACGAAGCGCTCCCCGGCTCCACGGCCATGAAAAGCGTGGGTTCTCTGAGGATCACCGGAGGCCTGTGAGTGGTTCGTCCCTTTAACCTAACTTCCGCTGCTACCTTTGGCCGCTGGTTCTAGGGTTTGTCACCTCTGGTTTCAGCTGGGTGGGCTACAGCGAGCCCGGCTTCGAGGGCCAGCAGTACATCCTGGAGGAAGGGGAGTACGCGGACTGCAGCGACTGGGGCGGCTCGGAGCAGATGCTGTCGCTGCGGCCGATACTCGCTGTGAGTGCacgttactgtacagtgtgtgcttTTAACAACCGCGGCTGGAAGTTGGCTGCACATCCAGGCTGTGGTCTAACTAAAATAGAATAAACTCCATCCTAGGTATTAAAggcctgtgtttactgtagatTTAATTGGAGAACAAGGCAAGATATATATTTTAgtaatagtattattatttttccctTTGCTCATCATCATATTTATTCTCGCCACAGGACTTCATGGCTCCGCATCTGAAAATGTTCACCAACAAAGATTTCTCCCAGCTCGGTGGGAACATCGACCTCACAGTGGCTGTCGCCAACATGGACGACACCGGCTACGGCCTGAGGACGCAGTCCGTCGAGGTCATCGGTGGCGTGTGAGTCCGCTTtagcagaaacaggaagtagacgGTTACATGCAG harbors:
- the LOC114849537 gene encoding beta/gamma crystallin domain-containing protein 1-like isoform X1; its protein translation is MFTTYIKNLNDMVFSTSDSPEQQPSTGVLGRIGSWFSPWKGNAPKSPTDNASATSERPLNSDGGDESEESVKVRAGDPHRGEAKEQSSSPSPLAFARDIFPCEEQDATQSSHKRSSVVSSTEAEPGGPKEEESVACARRRIGQNQEWEESSNGPSASGNPEKNASHLTHLPSLSKQGVAQDSDQAHAQAQAQTGRRLHVYLEETCVTHGGPDTCAGQEVVRTEVTKNLKALTKANLSPGFDLQTSSGSTCAENKRADVSHAGGAQSYYSALTGVSLKSQRDSQLDPDADTEEGTGGDSMGRRNSSRRRHRKGSQGDGGNSPREKTPPNAQPGAEGFPPVASPQSKSPEAHMGKSPLSPASQQEPASPASPEGVESETSCPDAFEQLDKFQAEVAAETQARVVHGGADMEDNDRFYKVERKTETPESKRRSIKVSRSEVKLFTKNVPLNSKKSPVDRTQNSTAGGNTSNKGKDSGETDARLPALKKVDEELKPKPAAGRIADKISLFEKKQAAGGHKPIVQSPTVTETTNVGSDQGSRSAEGHSTVGPSSASPVREKLVSVKENFTESPSDQPQKTAMTGMSEERSPPPVTVSVPESMKLDRQGELDTTKLKAAVSEFTVKPDGQDTTAATTPVPKEPPPGSAIPDAGASKAETGVECKSAESEVSHKGTSDSSEMTNNICPESKGPSKTSSRPKRRKSKDPVSPVSPNTEAKPTSKLEITASKQTQAADTDKDVSASKPLTAKASSDKAQGNASDKQQLSDSKGKASEQPEVAGEAGERTESSLQMESTDNAVKRREDEPDTAAGGCGAKSDDKDPVVLAQREEKAGGQSLVLTQQTKVASDDSGETPASSAAPAAEGPIERTRQQEPSVEQPKLDQEEPPQPELRSRGKLMQPGEKEPEQTPPQNKGTDIINRAESRDVEKLKAPENESTNRTETKDRDQPPRSAATNITKDSDSGPNIPGTEGSVDKNDERTESETKDETRVIRDGSRQPDAASPSPETTSGSSDLCTQTHGGWTESSNAGRASGCAVTSANEAVSGKECDKGPLKGGTQRNVPPGLQTTPTRGPGSEKKPVASATEPQPNSVSLEKMENSPDDSHTRGARDEFSSSKLITKAATAHEEATVKATNGTPALITAQAGKTAANELSFKEPNPVSACESAGGEGTQGDDGGKRRPIKPAPSGVQIPRDMNERAASDPQAELLINAGSKRDTTSLVGNVAQSPCEGRAAEKTLASERVAVANGDDWLRPLAVKQEPVANEPRHAPKAPPSPEAKTPTPAPPQQPPAKKLQSPRGQSRDDAPKWRDTPSSWLDVDLPKRRQRAAEPKLSSSGSEGNILDTSGDLDGDDFVERIKKLCSPFSLPPRKHNHLRPPQPPFAMPAIKEDRFEKTFDPEEFTFGLRRKRDFTLESGPSLLAQLSTEAKSSVKPARASLVDRSMLLSGLDSHSRLREKKPVKSDEGVKEEKDDPKKVKSRLEGSCILNSLTSSRGKRNGLQTQVDGSISGGADGKMATPVSGAEGDPNAKPALPGCAPAHIPAPEPKQPAAPPQGLTSSSIGGPQTQVDTGGGASTREGRLLSPPPLSQSTFPGPTPTAPITDELTKQSPAPSPKEEAQAAEAAVCDSAPPLPRFNDIKLPDYLEKYLQREQVKPVQSLQGQEQVKQEVDGKMSTPVPEMEAAPNAKPTLSIGAPASKLPGPELKPPAARPQELRSQSIRPVRSVHKRPGKIVLFEEAQFGGRAHEIHGDAADATSLQLSPLISVKVVRGCWILYEKPDFQGRSIALEEGVTELTNEWAEPEAETDAHDLPPVVIGSIRLAVRDYSVPRIDLFTEPKGHGRVTPYHDDTIETDSFGVPLSTASIQVHSGVWLVFSDPDFQGMVAILEPGEYPFPESWGFPSPFVGSLRPLRMGCFKVEHPNEIKAVVYEKAHFEGSCLETDSDVFSLCEDEALPGSTAMKSVGSLRITGGLWVGYSEPGFEGQQYILEEGEYADCSDWGGSEQMLSLRPILADFMAPHLKMFTNKDFSQLGGNIDLTVAVANMDDTGYGLRTQSVEVIGGVWAVFEEPGFCGEPYILEKGLYGSPDDWGAQRATVASVMPVLLDDFESASKFKVQLFSDPGFRGCVLPLEDSAASLQDGFSFASCKVVAGSWVAFEGQGFTGRMYVLEAGDYPDLRAMGCDGASSCIRSLQTVGFEFSLPSVTLFERRDLRGKRVVLTDGSVNLQLAGGCGRVQSVLVEGATWILYERINFQGAQILLKPGEVLDWQEFSGWQRIGSLRPLIQKQVHFRLRNQLTGFMMSVTGTLDDVKLMRIQEAEESGGLEQIWFYQNGYLRCKLLEECCLSPSGSVTIAGSRTGLSPEPGMHLWSITPEGFIRYTPTSDLVLEVKGGHKYDKTQVILNSLDPNKLQQRWDVEVM